From the Amycolatopsis thermoflava N1165 genome, one window contains:
- a CDS encoding ATP-binding protein translates to MLRVSLLGEQAILDEADGSVVTRSPRTVALVAYLVVHAGVPQPRQRIAELFWPDSSEPQALTNLRRELHHLRHTLGQDCLVVTAKDLCWRDTATVRVDVRDFELARAAAQSGDGVLQHAPAALALYRGEFLPGINDEWVIEPRAALESASVRLCDLLCQARKSRGDLPGAAEAARRRIQLRPLEEQGYRTLMDLQAAMGDRASAVSTYHHCASTLERELGVVPDEATRRALRRLLAGEATGPRPGTTGLVGRGREVALLSRVWQTAAAGRPGLVLVCGGAGVGKSRLVAEVASAARAHGAIVATSQCFGTPGRLPLAPVADWLRAPAVRAATANLEPVWRAEVDRLVPAGRSRSDPDTGPRAMVDAWQRHRFFEGLARALTGAGRPMLLVLDNLQWCDQETLAFLTFCLGLTPDAPVLVAATLRTDGAWPELAEWTTRMRGTGLLTELTLNPLEITESARLAELISGQPLAPADRELLQATTGGFPLYVVEAVRGKALPGSDLTDVLRNRVEQASPAARKTAGLAAAVGRDFTLALLTEASDLEPDTVVQAVDELWRRRIIQEIDGGYDFSHDLLRDTAYHLVSPPNRWLLHRRIAQALELLHAGDTAPVSGRLAEQYARGGRPDRAVGFYRRAAAFASSTFAHAEAIRLHQEALDIVRSQPDSAESARQELAILETMAAPLNARHGYASPQLQQALERTITLAKRLGQQDSMLTAMVGLWASRFVQGRTADAYEVATSVLDLVDPDSELRGAAHFVYGGSASSLGRPAEALQHFDLAVKLSRGAPSLTVGTRPDVHATGWAAHPHWLLGHTGEALAACQDAIDLARSAEHPYSLAVGLAYAGITYQMCGEVDRLGDTVRELGELCDRYGFAYYREWGLVLGGWRAGRPEVARRGIDNLRAEGSFARMPYWLALLADLSGPDAARATLDAAIVAGQARDDVWWMPEVMRKRAALDDPDTAVSRLRSAVRLARAQGSLALERRCEHDLAVRAGAG, encoded by the coding sequence ATGCTGCGGGTCTCCCTGCTGGGAGAACAGGCAATCCTCGACGAAGCGGACGGTTCGGTGGTGACTCGTTCGCCGCGCACCGTCGCGCTTGTCGCGTACCTCGTCGTGCACGCGGGGGTGCCTCAGCCGCGGCAGCGCATCGCCGAACTGTTCTGGCCCGACTCGTCCGAACCGCAGGCGCTGACGAACCTCCGCCGCGAGCTGCACCACCTGCGCCACACCCTCGGCCAGGACTGCCTGGTCGTCACGGCCAAGGACCTGTGCTGGCGCGACACCGCGACCGTCCGCGTCGACGTGCGCGACTTCGAACTGGCCCGCGCGGCGGCCCAGTCCGGCGACGGGGTGCTCCAGCACGCGCCGGCCGCGCTCGCGCTCTACCGCGGTGAATTCCTGCCCGGCATCAACGACGAATGGGTGATCGAGCCGCGTGCCGCGCTGGAATCGGCCTCCGTCCGGCTGTGCGATCTGCTGTGCCAGGCCAGGAAGAGCCGCGGCGACCTGCCCGGCGCCGCGGAGGCCGCCCGCAGGCGGATCCAGTTGCGCCCGCTGGAGGAACAGGGCTACCGCACGCTGATGGACCTGCAGGCGGCGATGGGGGACCGGGCCAGCGCGGTCAGCACCTACCACCACTGTGCGTCCACCCTGGAGCGCGAACTCGGCGTCGTGCCGGACGAGGCGACGCGGCGGGCCCTGCGTCGCCTGCTGGCGGGCGAGGCGACGGGCCCGCGCCCCGGCACCACCGGGCTCGTCGGGCGCGGCCGGGAGGTAGCCCTCCTCTCGCGCGTCTGGCAGACCGCGGCGGCCGGCCGCCCCGGGCTCGTGCTGGTGTGCGGCGGCGCGGGGGTCGGCAAGAGCAGGCTGGTCGCCGAAGTCGCCTCGGCGGCACGGGCGCACGGCGCGATCGTGGCCACCTCGCAGTGCTTCGGCACGCCGGGGCGGCTGCCGCTGGCGCCGGTCGCGGACTGGCTGCGTGCCCCCGCGGTGCGCGCCGCGACCGCGAACCTGGAACCGGTGTGGCGCGCCGAGGTGGACCGCCTCGTGCCCGCGGGCCGGTCGCGGAGCGATCCGGACACCGGCCCCCGCGCGATGGTGGACGCCTGGCAGCGGCACCGGTTCTTCGAGGGCCTGGCCAGGGCGCTCACCGGCGCCGGCCGCCCGATGCTGCTGGTGCTGGACAACCTGCAGTGGTGTGACCAGGAAACCCTGGCGTTCCTCACGTTCTGCCTCGGCCTGACCCCGGACGCGCCGGTCCTCGTCGCCGCGACCCTGCGCACCGACGGCGCGTGGCCGGAGCTCGCGGAGTGGACCACCCGCATGCGCGGCACCGGCCTGCTGACCGAGCTGACGCTGAACCCGTTGGAGATCACCGAATCCGCCCGGCTGGCCGAGCTGATCTCCGGCCAGCCGCTCGCCCCCGCGGACCGTGAGCTGCTGCAGGCCACCACCGGCGGTTTCCCGCTCTACGTCGTCGAAGCCGTGCGGGGCAAGGCACTACCGGGCAGCGACCTCACCGACGTCCTGCGCAACCGGGTGGAGCAGGCGAGCCCGGCCGCGCGCAAGACCGCCGGGCTCGCCGCCGCGGTCGGCCGCGACTTCACGCTCGCCCTGCTCACCGAGGCCAGCGACCTCGAACCGGACACCGTCGTGCAGGCCGTCGACGAGCTGTGGCGGCGCCGCATCATCCAGGAGATCGACGGCGGCTACGACTTCAGCCACGATCTGCTCCGGGACACCGCCTACCACCTGGTCAGCCCGCCCAACCGGTGGCTGCTGCACCGGCGCATCGCGCAGGCGCTGGAGCTGCTGCACGCCGGCGACACCGCCCCGGTGTCCGGCCGACTGGCCGAGCAGTACGCGCGGGGCGGGCGCCCGGACCGCGCCGTCGGCTTCTACCGGCGCGCCGCGGCCTTCGCGTCCAGCACCTTCGCCCACGCCGAGGCGATCCGGCTGCACCAGGAGGCACTGGACATCGTGCGGTCCCAGCCGGACAGCGCCGAGTCCGCCCGTCAGGAACTGGCGATCCTGGAGACGATGGCGGCGCCGCTGAACGCCCGCCACGGGTACGCCTCGCCGCAGCTGCAGCAGGCCCTGGAGCGCACCATCACCCTCGCCAAACGCTTGGGGCAGCAGGATTCCATGCTCACCGCGATGGTCGGGCTGTGGGCTTCCCGCTTCGTGCAGGGCCGCACCGCGGACGCCTACGAGGTCGCCACGAGCGTGCTGGACCTCGTCGACCCGGACTCGGAACTGCGCGGCGCGGCGCACTTCGTGTACGGCGGGAGCGCGAGCAGCCTCGGACGGCCCGCCGAGGCGCTGCAGCACTTCGACCTCGCCGTGAAACTGTCCCGCGGCGCCCCGTCGCTGACCGTCGGCACCCGCCCCGACGTGCACGCGACGGGGTGGGCCGCGCACCCGCACTGGCTGCTCGGCCACACTGGGGAGGCGCTGGCCGCCTGCCAGGACGCGATCGACCTCGCCCGGTCGGCGGAGCACCCGTACAGCCTTGCCGTCGGGCTCGCCTACGCCGGGATCACCTACCAGATGTGCGGCGAGGTGGACCGGCTCGGCGACACCGTGCGCGAGCTGGGCGAGCTGTGCGACCGCTACGGCTTCGCCTACTACCGGGAATGGGGCCTGGTGCTGGGCGGCTGGCGGGCCGGGCGGCCCGAGGTCGCCCGGCGCGGCATCGACAACCTACGCGCGGAGGGCTCGTTCGCGCGGATGCCGTACTGGCTCGCGCTGCTCGCCGACCTGTCCGGCCCGGACGCGGCCCGCGCGACCCTGGACGCGGCGATCGTCGCCGGGCAGGCCCGCGACGACGTGTGGTGGATGCCCGAGGTGATGCGCAAACGCGCCGCTCTCGACGACCCGGACACCGCGGTGTCCCGGCTGCGCTCCGCGGTGCGGCTCGCCAGGGCGCAGGGCAGCCTCGCCCTGGAGCGGCGGTGCGAGCACGACCTCGCCGTTCGGGCCGGCGCCGGCTGA
- a CDS encoding peroxidase family protein — translation MPPPVGHTSSWGLFEKARGEVVRHYQWMLREDYLPRIVNPMIVDDVFTNGRRYFNPQTAGGPATMPIEFSVAAFRLGHSMVRETCSWNRIFEAGSPLGIATLFQLFTFSGTAGILATGSRWPSSWRPPR, via the coding sequence GTGCCTCCGCCAGTCGGCCACACCTCTTCGTGGGGACTCTTCGAGAAGGCCCGCGGTGAAGTGGTGCGGCACTACCAGTGGATGCTGCGGGAGGACTACCTGCCCCGGATCGTGAACCCGATGATCGTCGACGACGTGTTCACCAACGGGCGCAGGTACTTCAACCCGCAGACCGCGGGTGGTCCGGCGACGATGCCGATCGAGTTCTCGGTCGCGGCGTTCCGCCTCGGGCACAGCATGGTGCGGGAAACCTGTTCCTGGAACCGGATCTTCGAAGCCGGTTCCCCGCTGGGCATCGCGACGTTGTTCCAGCTGTTCACCTTCAGCGGCACCGCCGGGATCCTGGCCACCGGCAGCAGATGGCCGAGTTCCTGGAGACCACCCCGCTGA
- a CDS encoding Ada metal-binding domain-containing protein: MVYTLLGADGRPYRSAVPGTLGGHRRLRIYGLLTCPSVRRALARGHYARHRVFFADERTAVAAGYRPCAVCLPDRYRAWRTSPNVEAWRTASSPGCSSASAPATRPGAAPRSGGSSSRARGGGCSKSGRAPG, encoded by the coding sequence GTGGTCTACACCCTCCTCGGCGCCGACGGCCGCCCCTACCGCAGCGCTGTCCCGGGCACCCTCGGCGGGCACCGGCGGTTGCGGATCTACGGCCTGCTCACCTGCCCGTCCGTCCGGCGCGCCCTCGCCCGTGGCCACTACGCCCGCCACCGCGTCTTCTTCGCCGACGAGCGGACCGCGGTCGCCGCCGGGTACCGGCCCTGCGCGGTCTGCCTGCCGGACCGGTACCGGGCCTGGCGGACCTCCCCTAACGTCGAGGCATGGCGAACCGCTTCTTCCCCTGGTTGTTCAAGCGCATCGGCGCCCGCAACGAGGCCCGGGGCGGCGCCGCGCTCCGGCGGGAGCTCCTCGCGGGCGCGCGGGGGCGGGTGCTCGAAGTCGGGGCGGGCACCGGGCTGA
- a CDS encoding HD domain-containing protein translates to MRNDWVSAVRALGGDGGVAADAAADLAARYAEPHRRYHDTAHVLAVLRDSAALAADLGLPPEERATLALAAAAHDVVYDGRPGDDERRSAEWAVSWLRRAGVRPEHVARVEELVLATLTHAAPDGDATAQALLDADLAILGAEEVAYDRYRSAVRAEYAAIPDELWRAGRSAVLSDLLARDPLYATAAARSRWEAAAKANLGRELAALRTR, encoded by the coding sequence GTGCGGAACGACTGGGTGAGCGCGGTACGGGCGCTCGGTGGCGACGGCGGTGTGGCGGCGGACGCGGCGGCGGACCTGGCTGCCCGGTACGCGGAGCCGCACCGCCGTTACCACGACACGGCGCACGTGCTCGCGGTGCTGCGGGATTCGGCGGCCCTGGCGGCGGACCTGGGGTTGCCGCCGGAGGAACGCGCGACGCTCGCGCTGGCCGCCGCCGCACACGACGTCGTGTACGACGGACGGCCAGGTGACGACGAGCGGCGCAGTGCCGAGTGGGCGGTGTCGTGGCTGCGCCGGGCGGGGGTGCGGCCGGAGCACGTGGCGCGGGTCGAGGAGCTGGTGCTGGCCACGCTCACGCACGCCGCGCCGGACGGGGACGCGACCGCGCAGGCACTGCTCGACGCCGACCTCGCGATCCTCGGCGCGGAGGAGGTCGCTTACGACCGCTACCGCAGCGCGGTGCGCGCCGAATACGCGGCGATTCCGGACGAGTTGTGGCGCGCCGGCCGGTCGGCTGTGCTGTCGGACCTGCTGGCGCGGGATCCGCTGTACGCCACGGCGGCTGCGCGGTCGCGGTGGGAGGCCGCGGCGAAGGCGAACCTGGGGCGGGAGCTGGCCGCGCTCAGAACGCGTTGA
- a CDS encoding DMT family transporter produces MSQDSSATLVERRVLPTARAGLGWGLLGVTAFSFTVPFTRVAVGAMSPLFIGAGRAVVAALLAAVALACTRQRLPRGVQWFRLAIVAAGVVAGFPVLTSFALTTASASHSAVVIALLPAATAVIAVLRGRERPAARFWSAAALGAVAAVAFASLQGGFTGPRWSDLLLVGAVLAAGIGYAEGGLLARELGAWQTISWALVLSAPLMTALAAVAAWQHPPTGNAVDWAAFAYLGVVSMFLGFFAWYRGLAIGPMARVSQIQLVQPVLTICWAVLVLGEAITWPTVLGGVAVIACAGLAVRTRLVRRA; encoded by the coding sequence ATGAGTCAGGATAGTAGCGCTACTCTCGTCGAGCGTCGGGTGCTACCGACCGCGCGGGCCGGTCTCGGCTGGGGTCTGCTCGGGGTCACGGCGTTCTCGTTCACCGTCCCGTTCACCCGCGTCGCCGTCGGCGCCATGTCGCCGCTTTTCATCGGCGCCGGCCGGGCGGTCGTCGCCGCGCTGCTCGCCGCGGTCGCGCTCGCGTGCACCCGGCAACGGCTGCCGCGGGGCGTGCAGTGGTTCCGCCTCGCGATCGTCGCCGCGGGCGTGGTCGCCGGGTTCCCCGTGCTGACGTCGTTCGCGCTGACCACCGCCTCGGCCAGTCACAGCGCCGTCGTGATCGCGCTGCTGCCCGCCGCCACCGCGGTCATCGCCGTGCTGCGCGGGCGGGAACGGCCGGCGGCCCGCTTCTGGTCGGCGGCGGCCCTCGGCGCGGTGGCCGCGGTCGCGTTCGCGTCCCTGCAGGGCGGTTTCACCGGCCCGCGGTGGTCGGACCTGCTCCTGGTCGGGGCCGTGCTGGCCGCCGGGATCGGCTACGCGGAGGGTGGGCTGCTGGCCCGCGAACTCGGCGCGTGGCAGACGATCTCGTGGGCGCTCGTGTTGTCCGCGCCGCTGATGACCGCGCTCGCGGCCGTCGCGGCGTGGCAGCACCCGCCGACGGGCAACGCCGTGGACTGGGCCGCGTTCGCCTACCTCGGCGTGGTGAGCATGTTCCTCGGGTTCTTCGCGTGGTACCGGGGGCTCGCGATCGGCCCGATGGCGCGGGTGAGCCAGATCCAGCTGGTTCAGCCGGTGCTGACGATCTGCTGGGCGGTGCTGGTTCTCGGCGAGGCGATCACCTGGCCGACCGTGCTCGGCGGCGTCGCGGTGATCGCGTGCGCCGGGCTCGCCGTGCGGACCAGGCTGGTCAGGCGAGCGTGA
- a CDS encoding MerR family transcriptional regulator, which yields MDLSIGEVARRTGLSVHTLRLYEREGLLASPVARNASGRRVYREADVEWLRYCTRFRASGMPLEEIRRFAALVRQGRGNESERLALLREHEERVRARIAELQESLAVIRHKVAVYEEHVAEGRAAGLWEPAGSTVE from the coding sequence GTGGACTTGAGCATCGGCGAGGTCGCGCGGCGCACCGGGCTGAGCGTGCACACGTTGCGGCTCTACGAGCGGGAAGGCCTGCTGGCGAGCCCGGTCGCCCGGAACGCGAGCGGCCGGCGCGTCTACCGCGAGGCGGACGTCGAGTGGCTGCGGTACTGCACGCGGTTCCGCGCGTCGGGGATGCCGCTGGAGGAGATCCGCCGGTTCGCCGCGCTGGTGCGGCAGGGGAGGGGCAACGAATCCGAGCGGCTGGCGCTGCTGCGTGAGCACGAGGAGCGGGTGCGGGCGCGGATCGCGGAGCTGCAGGAGAGCCTCGCCGTGATCCGGCACAAGGTGGCGGTGTACGAGGAGCACGTGGCGGAGGGCCGCGCCGCGGGCCTGTGGGAACCGGCGGGGTCCACTGTGGAGTGA
- the ligD gene encoding non-homologous end-joining DNA ligase, with product MPLPEPVAPMLAVSGPVRDSEGWAFEWKYDGVRCQAAVSGGEVRLYSRRLRDVTSTYPELTVLGDDPRTLLIDGEVVALDEDGRPDFGRLQQRMNLAAPTPARLSSVPVVFFAFDLLREGEQDCTGLPYEDRRERLLGLGIDRPEVRVRRHFLASDVEGAELLSAAREVGLEGLVSKRLGSVYQPGVRSPDWVKTPLTRTQEVVIAGWTAGEGRRSGTFGALLLGLHDETGLRFAGHVGTGFTDRMLDDLQARLRPLARRTSPFDSPVPREYARNAHWVEPELVGEVEFRQWTSDGRLRAPSWRGLRPDRLPEEVTLA from the coding sequence ATGCCGCTGCCCGAGCCCGTCGCCCCCATGCTGGCCGTTTCCGGACCCGTGCGGGACAGCGAGGGCTGGGCGTTCGAGTGGAAGTACGACGGGGTGCGGTGCCAGGCCGCGGTGTCCGGCGGCGAGGTCCGGCTCTACTCACGGCGGCTGCGTGACGTCACGAGCACCTACCCGGAGCTGACCGTGCTCGGGGACGATCCCCGCACACTGCTGATCGACGGCGAGGTCGTCGCGCTCGACGAGGACGGCAGGCCGGATTTCGGTCGCCTGCAACAACGCATGAACCTGGCCGCGCCCACCCCGGCGCGGCTGTCCTCGGTGCCCGTCGTGTTCTTCGCGTTCGACCTGCTGCGCGAAGGGGAGCAGGACTGCACCGGCCTGCCCTACGAAGACCGCCGGGAACGGTTGCTGGGCTTGGGCATCGACCGGCCGGAGGTGCGGGTGCGGCGGCACTTCCTCGCGTCCGACGTGGAGGGTGCGGAGCTGCTGAGCGCGGCGCGCGAGGTCGGCCTGGAGGGTTTGGTGTCGAAGCGGCTCGGCTCGGTCTACCAGCCCGGCGTGCGATCGCCGGACTGGGTGAAGACACCGCTGACCCGTACGCAGGAGGTGGTGATCGCGGGCTGGACCGCCGGCGAGGGGCGGCGGTCCGGCACGTTCGGCGCCCTGCTGCTCGGCCTGCACGACGAGACCGGACTGCGCTTCGCCGGGCACGTCGGCACCGGGTTCACCGACCGCATGCTCGACGACCTGCAGGCGCGCCTGCGCCCGCTGGCCCGCCGCACGAGCCCGTTCGACAGCCCGGTGCCCCGCGAGTACGCCCGCAACGCGCACTGGGTGGAGCCGGAACTGGTGGGCGAGGTGGAGTTCCGGCAGTGGACGTCGGACGGGCGGTTGCGGGCGCCGTCCTGGCGGGGGCTGCGGCCGGACCGGCTGCCCGAGGAGGTCACGCTCGCCTGA
- a CDS encoding PLP-dependent aminotransferase family protein: MSDDSSSRIVAGLREWIATAEPGAKLPSTRALVAEYAASPVTVQKALRTLAAQGIVESRPGVGTFVRAVRVARANDYGWQTAALGSPPQRMPRVSTALRTVPNDVIALHSGYPDRELLPERLVRAAFARAARGASAVNRPPAAGLPELQAWFAAELGPAAPGDVVVFPGSQSGLSAAFRGLVGAGAPLVLESPTYWGAILAAAQAGVRVVPVPSGPHGPDPDELDRAFRRTGARAFYAQPNFANPTGARWPAELGDRVLGVVREHGAFLIEDDWAHDFGIAADVVPLAARDDRGHVVYLRSLTKSVSPAVRVAGIIARGAARERILASAQGESMYVSGLLQAVALDVVTQPGWRTHLRGVRRQLAARRDLLAGALREHVPSARLEGLPQGGLNLWVRLPDATDPARLIRDCEAAGVVVNPGGEWFPAEPPGVYLRLNYSGPNPGAFPDGARIIGEALAGQGL, from the coding sequence ATGTCCGACGATAGCAGCTCCCGCATCGTCGCCGGGCTGCGCGAGTGGATCGCGACCGCCGAACCGGGCGCGAAGCTGCCGTCCACCCGCGCGCTCGTCGCCGAGTACGCGGCGAGCCCGGTGACCGTGCAGAAGGCCCTGCGGACCCTCGCGGCCCAGGGGATCGTGGAGAGCCGGCCCGGTGTCGGCACCTTCGTGCGCGCGGTCCGCGTGGCGCGCGCGAACGACTACGGGTGGCAGACGGCGGCGCTCGGATCGCCGCCGCAGCGGATGCCGCGGGTGTCGACCGCGCTGCGGACGGTGCCGAACGACGTGATCGCATTGCACTCCGGGTACCCGGACCGGGAACTGCTGCCCGAGCGGCTCGTGCGGGCCGCGTTCGCGCGTGCCGCGCGGGGCGCTTCCGCGGTCAACCGCCCGCCGGCCGCCGGGTTGCCGGAGCTGCAGGCATGGTTCGCCGCGGAGCTGGGTCCGGCGGCGCCGGGCGACGTCGTCGTGTTCCCGGGCAGCCAGAGCGGGCTCAGCGCGGCGTTCCGCGGGCTCGTCGGGGCGGGCGCGCCGCTGGTGCTGGAGTCGCCGACGTACTGGGGCGCGATCCTCGCCGCCGCGCAGGCCGGGGTGCGGGTGGTGCCCGTGCCGAGCGGTCCGCACGGTCCGGACCCGGACGAGCTGGACCGCGCGTTCCGGCGGACCGGGGCCAGGGCGTTCTACGCGCAGCCGAATTTCGCCAACCCGACCGGCGCCCGCTGGCCCGCCGAGCTGGGCGACCGGGTCCTCGGCGTCGTCCGCGAGCACGGCGCGTTCCTGATCGAGGACGACTGGGCGCACGATTTCGGGATCGCGGCGGATGTGGTGCCGCTCGCCGCGCGCGACGACCGCGGGCACGTGGTGTACCTGCGGTCGCTGACGAAGAGCGTGTCCCCGGCGGTGCGGGTCGCCGGGATCATCGCGCGCGGCGCGGCCCGCGAGCGGATCCTCGCCAGCGCACAGGGCGAGTCGATGTACGTGAGCGGGTTGCTGCAGGCGGTCGCGCTCGACGTCGTCACGCAGCCCGGGTGGCGCACGCACCTGCGCGGGGTGCGCCGCCAGCTGGCCGCGCGGCGCGACCTGCTCGCCGGCGCGCTGCGGGAGCACGTGCCGTCCGCACGATTGGAAGGGTTGCCGCAGGGCGGGCTGAACCTGTGGGTGCGGCTGCCGGACGCCACCGATCCGGCGCGCCTGATCCGCGACTGCGAGGCGGCCGGAGTGGTGGTGAACCCGGGCGGCGAATGGTTTCCCGCGGAGCCGCCCGGGGTGTACCTGCGGCTCAACTACTCCGGCCCGAACCCGGGCGCGTTCCCCGACGGCGCGCGGATCATCGGTGAAGCACTGGCCGGGCAAGGGCTCTAG
- a CDS encoding FAD-binding oxidoreductase, with amino-acid sequence MTTIATAPYEELAATLRGDLVLPSDPAYDAARAVYNGAIDRRPSAIVRVRDTADVVACVKFARAHDITIAVRGGGHNAGGLGIADDALVIDFALLHSTTVDPEHHTVRVDAGCTWADVDHATVPFGMAVPCGFLGSTGVAGLTLGGGVGYLARRFGLTVDNLLSADVVLADGTLVTANETSHPDLFWALRGGGGNFGVVTSFTFRAHDIGEHGVIIGGPVLYDLADTPDVLRWYRELLPSLPEELSGWFGLLTIPPAPPFPEELWGRKACGIVWCYTGPHDRADEVLEPVKSYGTPLVVGLQPMPHNILQTAFDELYPAGLQWYWKADFFSEISDEAIDVHVRYGQTLPTPFSTMHLYPIDGAAARVPAEATAFGYRDGGWAGVIVGVSPEPADLDGMSRWAKDYWSDLHPTSAGGAYINFMMDDEGQDRVRASYRDNYDRLARIKAKYDPENVFHVNQNIRPAR; translated from the coding sequence ATGACCACCATTGCCACCGCACCGTACGAGGAGCTGGCCGCCACCCTGCGCGGCGACCTCGTGCTCCCGTCGGACCCGGCCTACGACGCGGCCCGCGCCGTCTACAACGGGGCGATCGACCGGCGGCCGTCCGCGATCGTCCGGGTGCGCGACACCGCGGACGTGGTCGCGTGCGTGAAGTTCGCGCGGGCACACGACATCACGATCGCCGTGCGCGGCGGCGGCCACAACGCCGGCGGGCTCGGCATCGCCGACGACGCCCTGGTGATCGACTTCGCGTTGCTGCACAGCACGACCGTCGACCCCGAGCACCACACCGTCCGCGTCGACGCGGGGTGCACGTGGGCCGACGTCGACCACGCCACCGTCCCGTTCGGCATGGCCGTGCCGTGCGGGTTCCTCGGCTCGACCGGGGTCGCGGGGCTGACGCTCGGCGGCGGGGTCGGCTACCTGGCCCGCAGGTTCGGGCTCACCGTCGACAACCTGCTCTCGGCCGACGTCGTGCTGGCCGACGGCACGCTGGTGACCGCGAACGAGACGTCGCACCCGGACCTGTTCTGGGCGTTGCGCGGCGGCGGCGGGAACTTCGGCGTGGTCACGTCGTTCACGTTCCGCGCCCACGACATCGGCGAGCACGGTGTGATCATCGGCGGGCCGGTGCTCTACGACCTGGCCGACACCCCGGACGTGCTGCGCTGGTACCGCGAACTGCTGCCGTCGCTGCCGGAGGAGCTGTCCGGCTGGTTCGGGTTGCTGACGATCCCGCCCGCACCGCCGTTCCCCGAGGAGCTGTGGGGACGCAAGGCGTGCGGCATCGTCTGGTGCTACACCGGGCCGCACGACCGCGCGGACGAGGTGCTGGAGCCGGTGAAGAGCTACGGCACGCCGCTGGTGGTGGGGCTGCAGCCGATGCCGCACAACATCCTGCAGACCGCCTTCGACGAGCTCTACCCGGCCGGGCTGCAGTGGTACTGGAAGGCCGACTTCTTCTCGGAGATCAGCGACGAGGCGATCGACGTCCACGTCCGGTACGGGCAGACGCTGCCGACGCCGTTCTCGACGATGCACCTGTACCCGATCGACGGCGCCGCGGCGCGCGTCCCGGCGGAGGCGACGGCGTTCGGCTACCGCGACGGCGGGTGGGCCGGTGTGATCGTCGGAGTGTCGCCGGAGCCGGCCGACCTCGACGGGATGTCCCGCTGGGCCAAGGACTACTGGTCGGACCTGCACCCGACGTCGGCGGGCGGGGCGTACATCAACTTCATGATGGACGACGAGGGGCAGGACCGGGTGCGAGCGTCCTACCGGGACAACTACGACCGGCTGGCGCGGATCAAGGCCAAGTACGACCCGGAGAACGTGTTCCACGTCAACCAGAACATCCGCCCCGCGCGATGA
- a CDS encoding SDR family NAD(P)-dependent oxidoreductase yields the protein MIQKPLGTGFGARTTAAEVLAGVDLTGRLAIVTGGYSGIGLAATRALTQAGAHVVVPARRPEAAREAAEVDELDLADLDSVHRFAERFLASGRGIDILIAGAGIMAAPETRVGPGWESHFAVNHLGHFALVNLLWPAIAPGARVVVVSSAGHQLSPIRWDDIHFDRGYDRWLAYAQSKTANALFAVQLDVLGRERARAFSLHPGAILTPLQRHLDTADMVAAGWIDEHGNPADPSFKTPEQGAATQVWAATSPRLDGLGGLYCEDCDIAEPTDSTEMIAGVRDHAVDPAEAERLWALSAELTGINAF from the coding sequence ATGATCCAGAAACCACTTGGCACCGGCTTCGGCGCCCGCACCACCGCCGCCGAGGTCCTCGCCGGCGTCGACCTGACCGGCAGGCTCGCGATCGTCACCGGCGGCTACTCGGGTATCGGCCTGGCCGCCACCCGCGCGCTCACCCAGGCCGGCGCGCACGTCGTCGTTCCCGCGCGTCGCCCGGAAGCCGCGCGCGAAGCGGCCGAAGTGGACGAACTCGATCTCGCCGACCTGGACAGCGTGCACCGGTTCGCCGAGCGGTTCCTCGCCTCCGGCCGCGGCATCGACATCCTCATCGCGGGCGCGGGCATCATGGCCGCCCCGGAAACGCGCGTCGGGCCGGGCTGGGAATCGCATTTCGCCGTCAACCACCTCGGGCACTTCGCGCTGGTCAACCTGCTCTGGCCGGCCATCGCGCCCGGCGCGCGCGTCGTGGTGGTCTCCTCGGCAGGCCATCAGCTCTCGCCCATCCGCTGGGACGACATCCACTTCGACCGCGGCTACGACCGCTGGCTCGCCTACGCCCAGTCCAAAACCGCCAACGCGCTCTTCGCCGTGCAGCTGGACGTCCTCGGCCGCGAGCGTGCCCGCGCGTTCTCCCTGCACCCCGGCGCGATCCTGACCCCGCTGCAACGGCACCTCGACACAGCGGACATGGTGGCGGCGGGCTGGATCGACGAGCACGGCAACCCCGCCGACCCCAGCTTCAAGACACCCGAGCAGGGCGCGGCCACCCAGGTCTGGGCCGCCACCTCACCGCGGCTCGACGGGCTCGGCGGCCTCTACTGCGAGGACTGCGACATCGCCGAACCCACGGACAGCACGGAGATGATCGCCGGCGTCCGCGACCACGCGGTGGACCCCGCGGAGGCGGAACGGCTCTGGGCGCTGTCCGCGGAACTGACCGGGATCAACGCGTTCTGA